In Methylotenera mobilis JLW8, the following are encoded in one genomic region:
- the dusB gene encoding tRNA dihydrouridine synthase DusB, which produces MQIGNHILKNNLVVAPMAGVTDRPFRQLCKKMGAGLAVSEMVTSNSLLYGSEKTKRRANHEGEVNPISVQIAGADPKMMAEAAKHNVDNGAQIIDINMGCPAKKICNVMAGSALLKDEPLVAQILRAVVGAVDVPVTLKIRTGWDKQNRNAIQIAKMAEDLGVQALAMHGRTRACAYMGDAEYDTIAAVKQAIKIPLIANGDITTPEKAKFVLDYTGADAVMIGRAAQGRPWIFREIEHYLTTGTHLLPPTVDEIHAVMLEHLHDLYEFYGDLTGMRMARKHISWYTKGLAGSAQFRHTMNTLQTIELQLQAINDFFVELKTKNERLVYIENDADDSETDASSALAA; this is translated from the coding sequence GTGCAAATCGGTAATCACATCTTAAAAAACAACCTAGTTGTCGCACCCATGGCGGGCGTGACCGACAGGCCTTTCCGCCAGCTTTGCAAAAAGATGGGCGCGGGCTTGGCTGTATCTGAGATGGTGACCTCGAACTCACTACTGTACGGTAGCGAAAAAACCAAACGCCGTGCCAACCACGAAGGCGAAGTTAACCCGATTTCTGTGCAAATTGCTGGTGCTGACCCCAAAATGATGGCCGAGGCCGCTAAACACAATGTGGACAATGGCGCGCAAATCATTGACATCAACATGGGCTGCCCGGCTAAAAAAATCTGTAACGTGATGGCAGGCTCGGCATTGCTGAAAGACGAACCGCTAGTTGCGCAAATTCTGCGCGCAGTTGTAGGCGCAGTCGATGTACCGGTCACACTAAAAATCCGTACCGGTTGGGACAAACAAAACCGCAACGCGATTCAAATCGCGAAAATGGCTGAAGACTTAGGCGTGCAGGCGTTAGCCATGCATGGCCGCACCCGCGCCTGTGCTTATATGGGCGACGCAGAATACGATACCATCGCGGCAGTAAAGCAAGCGATTAAGATTCCGCTGATTGCTAATGGCGACATCACCACCCCAGAAAAAGCAAAGTTTGTGCTGGATTACACCGGTGCAGATGCCGTGATGATAGGCCGCGCCGCACAAGGTCGCCCTTGGATATTCCGCGAAATTGAGCATTACCTCACTACCGGCACCCATTTATTGCCACCTACCGTGGATGAAATCCACGCCGTGATGCTAGAACATCTTCATGATTTATATGAGTTCTATGGTGACCTTACCGGCATGCGTATGGCACGTAAGCACATTTCATGGTACACCAAAGGTTTAGCTGGTTCGGCACAGTTCCGCCACACCATGAACACTCTGCAAACCATAGAATTACAACTACAAGCAATTAATGACTTTTTTGTAGAACTAAAAACAAAAAATGAGCGCTTGGTTTACATTGAAAATGACGCTGACGATTCCGAAACAGATGCGTCTTCAGCATTAGCAGCCTAG
- a CDS encoding MFS transporter, translating to MQKPSTTHIAFASFIGTAIEFYDFYIYAMAAALVIGQVFFPASDPATQSLNAFLTFGIAFIARPVGAIVFGHFGDKVGRKATLAASLLLMGISTLLIGLLPGYDTLGIWAPIALCILRFGQGLGLGGEWGGAALLATEHAPAGKRAWFGMFPQLGPSVGFLMATLSYLALSLWLTDAQFKAWGWRLPFIASALLVGVGLYVRFKLAETPAFASALAQHKTHAMPIKPLLSQHLRPVLLGALAMVVCYNLFYTATVFCLSYGTANLGFTRSDFLGMLCVAILFMTLATPISAKLSDIYGRKPVLLFSGALAVLAGFALSPLLESGSVVQVTLFLSLALFLMGATFAPMGAYLPEQFPVAVRYTGAGLAYQLGGILGASMAPYISQVLVTAGGLAWVGAYVSIAAAVSFIAVLLLGERRGSDLL from the coding sequence ATGCAGAAGCCATCTACCACCCACATTGCCTTTGCCAGCTTTATTGGCACCGCGATTGAGTTTTACGATTTTTATATTTACGCCATGGCAGCAGCTTTGGTGATCGGGCAAGTATTTTTTCCTGCTAGTGACCCAGCCACTCAGTCTCTGAATGCATTTTTAACGTTTGGCATTGCGTTTATTGCACGGCCAGTGGGTGCCATCGTGTTTGGCCATTTTGGCGATAAAGTCGGGCGTAAGGCCACGCTGGCGGCATCTTTGCTGTTGATGGGTATTTCTACTTTGCTGATTGGGCTATTACCGGGCTACGACACGTTAGGTATCTGGGCGCCAATTGCCTTATGTATCTTGCGCTTTGGTCAGGGGTTGGGCTTAGGTGGTGAGTGGGGCGGCGCAGCATTGCTGGCTACTGAGCATGCGCCGGCAGGCAAGCGCGCTTGGTTTGGCATGTTTCCGCAGTTGGGGCCATCGGTTGGTTTTTTAATGGCCACTTTGAGCTATCTCGCTTTGTCGCTATGGCTAACTGATGCGCAATTTAAAGCGTGGGGCTGGCGTCTGCCTTTTATTGCCAGCGCTCTACTGGTGGGCGTGGGTTTGTATGTGCGTTTTAAACTAGCTGAAACGCCAGCTTTTGCTAGCGCGCTGGCGCAGCATAAAACACATGCGATGCCCATCAAGCCGTTATTAAGCCAACATTTACGGCCGGTGCTGTTAGGCGCACTGGCGATGGTGGTGTGCTACAACTTATTTTATACCGCCACGGTGTTTTGCTTGAGTTACGGTACCGCTAATTTGGGGTTTACGCGTAGCGACTTTTTAGGCATGTTGTGTGTTGCTATTTTGTTTATGACGCTTGCTACGCCTATTTCAGCAAAGTTGAGTGACATCTACGGGCGCAAGCCTGTGCTGTTATTTAGCGGTGCACTGGCGGTGCTGGCAGGCTTTGCGTTAAGCCCTTTGCTCGAAAGTGGCTCGGTAGTGCAAGTGACTTTGTTTTTATCTTTAGCCTTGTTCCTGATGGGCGCTACTTTTGCGCCGATGGGGGCATACCTGCCTGAGCAGTTTCCAGTGGCGGTACGTTATACCGGCGCGGGTTTGGCTTATCAGCTTGGTGGTATTTTAGGTGCTTCAATGGCACCCTATATTTCACAAGTGCTGGTGACGGCCGGTGGCTTAGCCTGGGTAGGGGCTTATGTGTCTATTGCCGCTGCCGTGAGTTTTATTGCGGTGTTATTGCTGGGGGAGCGCAGGGGTAGTGACTTGCTCTAG
- a CDS encoding YkgJ family cysteine cluster protein, translating into MKCRDHCGACCIAPSINSPIPGMPNGKPAGVRCVQLDEHNMCKIFGQPERPAFCGGLQPSAEMCGDTREQAITWLTHLEQVTTPALPQQ; encoded by the coding sequence ATGAAATGTAGAGACCATTGCGGCGCATGCTGCATCGCACCTTCCATCAACAGCCCTATTCCCGGTATGCCCAATGGCAAGCCTGCCGGGGTGCGCTGCGTTCAGCTAGATGAGCACAATATGTGTAAAATTTTTGGTCAGCCGGAGCGCCCTGCGTTTTGTGGTGGCCTGCAACCTAGTGCAGAAATGTGTGGCGATACACGCGAGCAAGCCATCACATGGCTGACGCACCTAGAGCAAGTCACTACCCCTGCGCTCCCCCAGCAATAA
- a CDS encoding competence/damage-inducible protein A, whose amino-acid sequence MQNFGIYIIGDEILSGKRQDAHLNFVIQALKSRGLQLAWAHYLGDIPAQITRLLQASMQHGDIVFSFGGIGATPDDYTRQCAADAAGVTLTRHAGAVAEIEAQYGEGAYPKRVLMADLPSGAALIPNPVNRVAGFAINQHYFVPGFPQMAHPMVEWVLDTHYQHLFHQQDYTELSILVMEAGESQLIDLMNHIVAKYPELKLFSLPKLDNRRTTEVGVKGPTATANAALEEIKLAVTALNFPWTEC is encoded by the coding sequence ATGCAAAACTTTGGCATCTACATCATCGGCGATGAAATTCTATCTGGAAAGCGGCAAGACGCGCATCTGAACTTTGTCATACAGGCATTAAAGTCACGTGGGTTACAGCTGGCATGGGCGCATTATCTGGGTGATATTCCGGCGCAGATTACCAGGCTGCTGCAGGCTAGTATGCAGCATGGCGATATCGTGTTCAGTTTTGGCGGCATTGGCGCTACACCAGACGATTACACACGCCAGTGCGCGGCAGACGCAGCCGGAGTGACGCTGACACGTCACGCAGGGGCGGTTGCCGAGATTGAGGCGCAATATGGTGAAGGCGCTTATCCTAAGCGAGTATTGATGGCAGATTTGCCTTCTGGTGCAGCGCTAATTCCCAACCCAGTTAATCGCGTAGCTGGCTTTGCCATCAACCAGCATTACTTTGTGCCGGGTTTTCCACAAATGGCGCATCCTATGGTGGAGTGGGTGCTAGACACCCACTACCAGCACCTATTTCACCAACAGGATTACACTGAGCTATCGATCCTAGTGATGGAGGCCGGCGAAAGCCAACTCATTGATTTAATGAATCATATTGTAGCGAAATACCCAGAACTCAAGCTGTTTAGCCTGCCTAAACTGGATAACCGCCGCACCACAGAGGTGGGGGTCAAAGGCCCTACGGCAACGGCAAACGCAGCATTGGAAGAAATCAAGCTCGCAGTCACCGCACTGAATTTCCCGTGGACAGAATGTTAA
- the polA gene encoding DNA polymerase I produces MKTLLLVDGSSYLYRAFHAMPDLRNSANEPVGAIQGVLNMLRRLHKDYPAEYSACVFDAKGKTFRDDIYPEYKANRASMPDDLRSQIEPLFETIRAMGWPLIIEDGVEADDVIGALAKQAEQQGIKTIISTGDKDISQLVNEQITVVNTMRDAFRKTDDVLDVAGVENKFGIPPSLIIDYLVLIGDTSDNVPGVEKVGPKTAVKWLKEYGTLDNIVANADSIKGVVGENLRKALPWLPTARELITIRCDVGIREHFDELVQQAPDKAKLAALFDHFEFRSWKRELDNMPDAVSQPSVELAPAGTSGDLFGSPATAPQTNAGAVSTPKAEPKTTNHHYTPNISRQYETILSEAVLDTWLAKLNQAELICFDTETTSLDPLTAQIVGMSFSVAAGTGAYLPLTHDYFDAPSQLPLAEVLAKFKPLLENPTIKKVGQNLKYDKHVLANHGIALNGIAHDTLLQSYVLESHRGHGMDELSARHLGIEPISFEQVAGKGAKQVGFNQVTIEVAAEYAAEDADITLQLHEALSPQVLQDDKLNFIYSQVEMPSMECLFTIERNGVLIDANMLNRQSNEIGMKLMELEAKAFELAGQPFNLGSPKQLQEILFGKLGIKPIKKTPSGAPSTDEDVLQELALDYPLPKVLLEYRGLAKLKSTYTDKLPKMINAHTGRVHTNYNQAVAITGRLASSDPNLQNIPVRTAEGRRIREAFIAPPGSHIVSADYSQIELRIMAHLSKDAGMLQAFANNEDIHRATAAEIFGVERSAVDNEQRRYAKVINFGLIYGMSAFGLAQNLNIERSAAQNYIERYFARYPGVRQYMQDTRELAKEKGYVETYFGRRLWVPEINSANGMRRAGAERAAINAPMQGTAADLIKLAMIAVDKWLKDEQLNTKLIMQVHDELVLEVADSELELVKQKLPELMQSVAKLDVPLLAEVGVGSNWESAH; encoded by the coding sequence ATGAAAACTTTACTACTGGTGGATGGCTCGTCTTATTTGTATCGTGCGTTCCACGCCATGCCTGATCTGCGCAACTCTGCCAACGAGCCGGTAGGCGCGATTCAGGGCGTACTTAACATGTTGCGCCGCCTGCATAAAGACTACCCTGCCGAATACAGTGCCTGTGTGTTTGACGCTAAGGGCAAAACCTTCCGCGATGACATTTATCCAGAATACAAAGCTAACCGCGCCAGCATGCCTGATGATTTGCGCTCACAAATTGAGCCGCTATTTGAAACCATACGCGCCATGGGCTGGCCACTCATCATTGAAGATGGCGTAGAAGCGGACGACGTGATTGGCGCACTGGCAAAACAAGCGGAGCAACAAGGCATTAAAACCATTATCTCTACCGGCGATAAAGACATTTCACAGCTGGTGAACGAGCAAATTACCGTGGTCAACACCATGCGCGATGCTTTCCGTAAGACTGATGACGTGCTAGATGTCGCAGGTGTGGAAAATAAATTCGGCATCCCGCCCAGCTTGATTATTGATTATCTGGTACTGATTGGTGACACCTCGGACAACGTACCCGGCGTGGAAAAAGTGGGCCCAAAAACCGCAGTGAAATGGCTAAAAGAATACGGCACGCTAGATAATATTGTCGCCAATGCCGACAGCATTAAAGGCGTGGTTGGAGAGAATCTGCGCAAAGCATTACCGTGGCTCCCCACCGCACGCGAGCTGATTACTATCCGCTGTGACGTGGGTATCCGCGAACACTTTGACGAACTAGTACAACAGGCACCCGACAAAGCCAAACTGGCTGCATTATTTGACCACTTTGAATTTAGAAGCTGGAAGCGCGAGCTAGACAACATGCCAGATGCGGTCAGCCAACCCAGCGTCGAACTCGCACCGGCAGGTACGTCAGGTGATTTATTCGGCTCACCCGCAACAGCACCGCAAACCAATGCCGGAGCTGTATCAACACCCAAAGCCGAGCCAAAAACCACAAATCACCATTACACCCCTAACATCAGCCGCCAGTATGAAACCATACTTAGCGAGGCTGTTTTAGACACATGGCTTGCTAAACTCAATCAAGCAGAACTAATCTGCTTTGATACCGAAACCACCTCACTAGACCCGCTCACCGCTCAAATTGTCGGCATGTCGTTTAGTGTAGCCGCAGGCACTGGCGCCTACTTACCACTCACGCACGATTATTTTGATGCGCCTTCACAACTGCCTTTGGCAGAGGTTTTAGCCAAATTCAAGCCTTTGCTGGAGAACCCAACTATCAAAAAAGTAGGGCAAAACCTAAAATACGATAAACACGTATTAGCAAACCACGGCATTGCACTGAACGGCATTGCACACGACACCTTGCTGCAGTCTTACGTGCTGGAAAGCCACCGCGGCCACGGGATGGATGAACTGAGCGCACGACACTTAGGCATTGAGCCCATCAGCTTTGAGCAAGTGGCGGGCAAAGGTGCCAAGCAAGTCGGCTTTAATCAGGTAACCATAGAAGTTGCCGCCGAGTACGCCGCTGAAGATGCCGACATTACCTTGCAACTGCATGAAGCGCTATCGCCACAAGTGCTGCAAGATGACAAACTCAATTTCATTTATAGCCAGGTGGAAATGCCATCAATGGAATGCCTGTTTACCATCGAGCGCAACGGCGTGCTGATTGATGCCAACATGCTCAATCGCCAAAGTAACGAAATTGGCATGAAGCTAATGGAGCTAGAAGCAAAGGCTTTTGAGCTGGCTGGGCAACCATTTAACTTAGGCTCACCTAAGCAACTACAAGAGATTTTATTTGGCAAACTAGGCATCAAACCGATTAAGAAAACCCCTTCTGGCGCGCCATCTACAGATGAAGACGTACTACAGGAACTAGCGCTGGATTACCCACTGCCGAAAGTGCTGCTGGAATACCGTGGTTTAGCCAAATTAAAATCTACCTATACCGACAAGCTGCCGAAAATGATTAACGCGCACACTGGGCGCGTACATACCAACTACAATCAGGCAGTGGCAATCACCGGGCGTTTGGCCAGTAGCGATCCTAACTTGCAAAACATTCCGGTGCGCACCGCGGAAGGCCGCCGCATCCGCGAAGCTTTTATCGCACCGCCCGGCAGTCATATCGTTTCTGCAGATTACTCGCAAATTGAGCTGCGTATCATGGCGCATCTATCTAAAGATGCCGGCATGCTGCAAGCTTTTGCCAACAATGAAGATATTCACCGCGCCACCGCTGCCGAAATCTTTGGTGTGGAACGTAGCGCCGTGGATAACGAACAGCGCCGTTACGCCAAAGTGATTAACTTTGGCCTGATTTACGGCATGAGCGCATTTGGCTTGGCGCAAAACCTCAATATCGAGCGTAGCGCCGCACAAAACTATATAGAACGCTACTTTGCACGCTACCCGGGCGTACGCCAGTACATGCAGGACACGCGCGAACTCGCCAAAGAAAAAGGCTATGTAGAAACTTACTTCGGCCGCAGGCTGTGGGTACCGGAAATCAACAGCGCCAATGGCATGCGTAGAGCAGGTGCCGAACGTGCCGCCATCAACGCGCCTATGCAAGGCACTGCGGCAGACTTAATCAAACTCGCCATGATTGCAGTAGATAAATGGCTGAAAGATGAACAGCTAAACACCAAACTGATCATGCAAGTACACGATGAGCTGGTGCTAGAAGTAGCAGATAGCGAGCTTGAATTGGTGAAACAGAAACTGCCAGAGTTGATGCAAAGTGTAGCGAAACTAGATGTGCCGCTACTCGCCGAAGTAGGCGTGGGCAGCAACTGGGAAAGCGCGCATTAA
- a CDS encoding TIGR00730 family Rossman fold protein: protein MTIVKKIPKITDPDVQGMHHTGLESWHAFKIMSEFVDATERLKEITPAVSIFGSARTKPDSPYYELTVDIARRLSDAGFAVISGGGPGIMEAANKGAFAGKSPSIGLNIELPHEQNANPYQDISQNFKHFFMRKVMFVKYASAYVVMPGGFGTLDELMEAITLVQTGKTLRIPIILVCEPFWRGLVDWVKTTLVNEDMISTSDLDLIQMIDDPEEIVQAIFKHYETRGFKLSAEEERIQLYL from the coding sequence ATGACCATAGTTAAAAAAATTCCAAAAATTACTGACCCTGATGTGCAGGGGATGCATCACACCGGCCTTGAGTCCTGGCATGCGTTTAAGATCATGTCCGAGTTTGTGGATGCCACTGAGCGCCTGAAAGAAATTACGCCTGCTGTTTCTATTTTTGGCAGTGCGCGTACCAAGCCAGACAGCCCTTATTACGAGCTGACGGTGGATATTGCCAGACGTCTTTCTGATGCCGGTTTTGCGGTGATTTCAGGCGGCGGCCCTGGCATTATGGAGGCTGCCAATAAAGGTGCATTTGCTGGCAAGTCGCCCAGCATTGGTCTAAATATTGAGCTGCCGCATGAGCAGAATGCTAATCCATATCAAGATATCAGCCAGAATTTTAAGCACTTTTTTATGCGTAAAGTCATGTTTGTAAAGTATGCGAGCGCTTATGTGGTGATGCCCGGTGGCTTTGGTACTCTAGATGAATTGATGGAGGCGATTACCTTAGTGCAAACCGGTAAAACGCTTAGGATTCCAATTATCTTGGTCTGCGAGCCATTTTGGCGCGGGTTGGTGGATTGGGTGAAAACCACGCTGGTGAATGAAGATATGATTTCCACCAGTGACCTGGATTTAATCCAGATGATTGATGACCCGGAAGAGATCGTGCAGGCTATTTTCAAACATTACGAAACCCGTGGTTTCAAGCTTTCAGCAGAAGAAGAGCGCATCCAGCTTTATTTGTAA
- a CDS encoding DUF2782 domain-containing protein: MMMHKSYKNLSALLLAAMLVPTLLQARELPSNLQPLEDIPPPSISSEDTPDEPEVTIVKKNGETIEEYRIGGQLYMMKVTPKHGVPYYLHREDQDGAWVNVGPNPPLSVPKWTIFRF, encoded by the coding sequence ATGATGATGCATAAAAGTTATAAAAATCTAAGTGCTTTATTGCTCGCAGCAATGCTGGTACCAACGCTATTGCAAGCTAGAGAGCTGCCATCCAATCTGCAGCCGCTAGAGGACATTCCACCACCTAGCATTAGTTCGGAAGATACACCGGATGAGCCTGAAGTGACTATTGTCAAAAAGAATGGCGAAACCATTGAGGAATACCGTATTGGTGGCCAGCTCTACATGATGAAGGTAACGCCTAAGCACGGTGTGCCTTATTATTTACATAGGGAAGACCAAGATGGCGCTTGGGTAAACGTAGGGCCTAATCCGCCATTATCTGTTCCTAAATGGACTATCTTTAGATTCTAA
- the thrB gene encoding homoserine kinase encodes MSVFTSVSNQQLQAWLQDYSIGELVELKGISSGITNTNYFVTTTQDRYVLTLFEHNTIDELPYFIDLMHHLSTHGVPCPDPISNKAGVNLHMLNGKPAVLISCLSGQDITAPTSVHCAEVGRVLAQMHLAGESFASQYSEQAHQNPRGADWRNQTAQKVMAHLSAEDQQLLTETLAFQAELDTSALPKGIIHADLFRDNVLFDGDKVGGLIDFYYACHDVLAYDLAIVANDWCVQADGQLDAAKVEALLQAYQAVRPFAEAELAAWNGLLRIAALRFWLSRLYDQIYPQAGELTHAKDPNHFKNILRLRTAHELRAAHA; translated from the coding sequence ATGTCTGTTTTTACCTCAGTTAGCAACCAACAACTACAAGCTTGGCTTCAGGATTACTCCATTGGTGAGCTGGTTGAGTTGAAAGGTATTTCCTCAGGCATTACCAATACCAATTATTTTGTGACTACTACGCAAGATAGATACGTGCTGACCTTGTTTGAGCACAACACGATAGATGAACTGCCTTACTTTATTGATTTAATGCATCATTTATCTACGCACGGTGTACCTTGCCCAGACCCAATCAGCAATAAAGCTGGCGTCAACTTACATATGCTCAATGGCAAGCCTGCCGTCTTAATCAGTTGCCTAAGTGGTCAGGATATTACGGCACCTACCAGCGTGCACTGCGCAGAGGTGGGTCGAGTGCTGGCGCAAATGCATTTGGCTGGAGAGTCTTTTGCTTCACAGTATTCTGAGCAGGCACATCAAAACCCGCGTGGCGCGGATTGGCGTAACCAAACCGCACAAAAAGTGATGGCGCACTTGTCAGCAGAAGACCAGCAACTGCTGACTGAAACACTGGCGTTCCAAGCCGAGCTAGACACCTCAGCCTTGCCTAAAGGCATTATCCATGCAGATTTGTTCCGCGATAACGTACTGTTCGATGGCGATAAAGTCGGTGGTTTGATCGATTTCTACTACGCATGCCATGATGTGCTGGCCTACGACTTGGCTATTGTGGCCAATGACTGGTGCGTGCAGGCAGACGGGCAGTTGGATGCTGCTAAAGTGGAGGCGTTATTGCAAGCTTATCAAGCGGTGCGTCCGTTTGCAGAGGCTGAGCTTGCGGCATGGAATGGCTTGCTGCGGATTGCGGCATTGCGTTTTTGGCTGTCACGCTTGTATGACCAGATTTATCCGCAAGCGGGTGAGTTAACGCATGCGAAAGACCCCAATCATTTTAAAAATATACTTAGATTGCGCACCGCACATGAGCTACGTGCTGCGCACGCCTAA